Proteins encoded within one genomic window of Lynx canadensis isolate LIC74 chromosome B2, mLynCan4.pri.v2, whole genome shotgun sequence:
- the KCTD20 gene encoding BTB/POZ domain-containing protein KCTD20 isoform X2, which yields MPANLQFPHIMPLPEDIKGSCFQNGNKRNHEPFMAPERFGNSTVGFGSNVHSQAPEKVTLLVDGTRFVVNPQIFTAHPDTMLGRMFGPGREYNFTRPNEKGEYEIAEGISATVFRTVLDYYKTGIINCPDGISIPDLRDTCDYLCINFDFNTIRCQDLSALLHELSNDGAHKQFDHYLEELILPIMVGCAKKGERECHIVVLTDEDSVDWDEDHPPPMGEEYSQILYSSKLYRFFKYIENRDVAKTVLKERGLKNIRIGIEGYPTCKEKIKRRPGGRSEVIYNYVQRPFIQMSWEKEEGKSRHVDFQCVRSKSLTNLVAAGEDVLEDQEILMHHPPQVDELDRLNAPLSQMASNDFQD from the exons CCAGCAAATCTCCAGTTCCCTCACATAATGCCACTTCCCGAAGACATCAAAGGCTCCTGCTTCCAAAATGGGAATAAACGGAACCATGAACCCTTTATGGCTCCAGAACGATTTGGAAACAGCACTGTGGGCTTTGGCAGTAACGTTCATTCCCAGGCGCCAGAGAAAGTGACACTTCTTGTAGATGGCACACGTTTTGTTGTGAATCCACAAATTTTCACTGCTCATCCGGATACCATGTTGGGAAG AATGTTTGGACCAGGAAGAGAGTACAACTTCACTCGGCCCAATGAGAAGGGAGAGTATGAGATTGCTGAAGGAATCAGTGCAACCGTATTTCGAACCGTGCTG GATTATTACAAAACTGGTATCATTAATTGTCCGGATGGCATCTCTATTCCAGACCTTAGAGATACATGTGATTATCTCTGCATAAACTTTGACTTCAACACTATCCGATGTCAAGATCTGA GCGCTTTACTGCATGAACTGTCTAATGATGGTGCTCACAAGCAGTTTGACCACTACCTCGAAGAGTTGATCTTGCCCATCATGGTGGGCTGTGCCAAGAAAGGGGAGCGAGAGTGCCACATCGTCGTGCTGACGGATGAGGATTCTGTGGACTGGGATGAAGACCACCCCCCTCCCATGGGGGAGGAATATTCCCAAA ttctttataGCTCCAAGCTCTATAGATTCTTCAAATATATTGAGAATCGTGATGTCGCTAAAACAGTGTTAAAGGAGCGGGGCCTGAAAAACATTCGCATTGGAATTGAAG GTTATCCTACctgtaaagaaaaaattaagagaagacCTGGTGGCCGATCTGAAGTAATCTATAATTATGTGCAGCGCCCCTTTATCCAGATGTcatgggaaaaggaagaagggaagagtcGCCACGTGGATTTCCAGTGTGTCCGAAGCAAATCCCTCACTAATCTGGTGGCTGCTGGAGAAGATGTCTTAGAGGACCAGGAGATATTAATGCACCACCCACCCCAAGTGGATGAACTTGACCGGCTGAATGCCCCACTTTCTCAGATGGCTTCTAATGACTTTCAAGACTAG
- the KCTD20 gene encoding BTB/POZ domain-containing protein KCTD20 isoform X3 yields MFGPGREYNFTRPNEKGEYEIAEGISATVFRTVLDYYKTGIINCPDGISIPDLRDTCDYLCINFDFNTIRCQDLSALLHELSNDGAHKQFDHYLEELILPIMVGCAKKGERECHIVVLTDEDSVDWDEDHPPPMGEEYSQILYSSKLYRFFKYIENRDVAKTVLKERGLKNIRIGIEGYPTCKEKIKRRPGGRSEVIYNYVQRPFIQMSWEKEEGKSRHVDFQCVRSKSLTNLVAAGEDVLEDQEILMHHPPQVDELDRLNAPLSQMASNDFQD; encoded by the exons ATGTTTGGACCAGGAAGAGAGTACAACTTCACTCGGCCCAATGAGAAGGGAGAGTATGAGATTGCTGAAGGAATCAGTGCAACCGTATTTCGAACCGTGCTG GATTATTACAAAACTGGTATCATTAATTGTCCGGATGGCATCTCTATTCCAGACCTTAGAGATACATGTGATTATCTCTGCATAAACTTTGACTTCAACACTATCCGATGTCAAGATCTGA GCGCTTTACTGCATGAACTGTCTAATGATGGTGCTCACAAGCAGTTTGACCACTACCTCGAAGAGTTGATCTTGCCCATCATGGTGGGCTGTGCCAAGAAAGGGGAGCGAGAGTGCCACATCGTCGTGCTGACGGATGAGGATTCTGTGGACTGGGATGAAGACCACCCCCCTCCCATGGGGGAGGAATATTCCCAAA ttctttataGCTCCAAGCTCTATAGATTCTTCAAATATATTGAGAATCGTGATGTCGCTAAAACAGTGTTAAAGGAGCGGGGCCTGAAAAACATTCGCATTGGAATTGAAG GTTATCCTACctgtaaagaaaaaattaagagaagacCTGGTGGCCGATCTGAAGTAATCTATAATTATGTGCAGCGCCCCTTTATCCAGATGTcatgggaaaaggaagaagggaagagtcGCCACGTGGATTTCCAGTGTGTCCGAAGCAAATCCCTCACTAATCTGGTGGCTGCTGGAGAAGATGTCTTAGAGGACCAGGAGATATTAATGCACCACCCACCCCAAGTGGATGAACTTGACCGGCTGAATGCCCCACTTTCTCAGATGGCTTCTAATGACTTTCAAGACTAG